In Shewanella sp. MR-4, the genomic stretch CTTGTCGCCATAGCGCAGGTCTAAGTTGCGGATCTCCAGTGCGGTATCGTTCTGGCTCAAGTTTGCTAAGTCAAAGTTGTTGGTTTTCATGGCTGTCGAATCTATAGAAATCATATTCAGTCCTAATACTTTCAGGATAATCGCTGATTAATGCTCAAGCGAACGATATTTTTCACGTAAGTGGTTACGCACACTAATCGCGGTTAAGTTCAGTGCCACAATCACTGTTACCAGCAAGAAGGAGGTGGCGTATACCAGAGGACGTGCCGCTTCAACGTTAGGACTCTGGAAGCCCACATCATAAATATGGAACCCTAAGTGCATGAATTTACGTTCTAAATGCACGAACGGGAAGTTTAAGTCCAGTGGCAATGTCGGTGCTAATTTCACTACACCCACCAGCATTAACGGTGCAACCTCACCCGCAGCGCGAGCCACGGCTAAAATCAGACCCGTCATGATCGCAGGGCTTGCCATGGGGATCACAATCCGCCATAGGGTTTCGGCCTTGGTTGCGCCCAGTGCCAAACTGCCTTGACGCACCGCGCTAGGAATACGGCTTAAGCCTTCTTCGGTCGATACAATCACCACTGGCAAGGTCAGAATCGCTAATGTCAGCGCCGACCAAATCACCCCTGGTGAACCAAAGGTTGGTGACGGTAAGGCTTCGGCGTAAAACAGTTGGTCAATCGAGCCACCCATCATGTATACGAAGAACCCTAAACCAAACACCCCGTACACAATCGATGGCACACCCGCTAAGTTGATCACCGCAATGCGGATCATCTTAGTGATTGGGCCTTTTTTGGCATATTCATGTAAGTAGATCGCAGCAATCACCCCGAATGGCGTCACGATAATCGCCATCAACAGCACCATAAACACGGTACCGAAAATTGCAGGGAACACGCCGCCCTCGGTGTTGGCTTCGCGTGGGTCGTCGCTGACAAAGCGGCCAAGCCCGACAAACCATTTGCCGATTTTACCCATCAAGCCTAAGTGGTTGACGTAGGTGACATCGAGAACCGAATCCAGCTTAAGTTCAACCTCAACACCACGCATATCGCGAACGATAACAGAGTCGCGAGCCGCTTCATCACGCAGGGCAAACAGCTCTTTTTCAAGCACATGGTATTCTTTTTGGAGCGCTTCCTTCGCGGCCGCTAACTCCAGCTTACGGCTATCGGTCAGCTCACCATCTAACTCGTAACGACGCTCTTTTAAACGCAGTTTCTCGATGTTGTAGTTAATCGCACCAATATCTTGTTTTTGCAGTGATAACGCTTTGTCAGACAAAGCAACGGCACGGTCGATATGCTCCATTAAAGAGGATTCAAGCGCATCGTTTTTCAGCTCTAAGCGTTTACCGTTTTCAATCACGGCCACTGGGTAGCCATAAAAGTTACCGTTTTTAGCACGCTCAAGCATGGCCACATCGGCAGGCTCGCTACGGCTGATAATGTCTGTTGCTAAAATCCAGCGGAAATCTAAGCCCACAAACTCACGGTTACCGGTTTTCACTAAGTAACGTGTCACAAACTCACCGGGTGGCTGTTTAAACACATGGCCCGCGGCGGTTAAGCGTTCGGTCGGCACTTCTTCCCTATCGTAAATCTCACCGATTAAGGTTGAACGTGCACCAGTGTTATCTTCGAGTTCCCATTGATAAATCGTTGCAGGCCAAAAGTAGCTTAATCCGCGCCATGCAATGAGCAGTAACAGGCCTAATACTGCAATCAAACTGATGCTCACCGCGCCACCTGTCATCCAAATCCATGGCGAGCCTGATTTTACCCACTTACCCATTGCACAAACCTCTCAAGGTCATTGGCGAAATAGTATTTAGTATCATTATCTTATTTCCATTACAGCGAGCTATAGCGGTCACGTAGACGCTGTCTTACCACTTCGGCAATCGTGTTAAAGAAGAAGGTAAATACGAACAGAACGAAGGCCGCGAGGAACAGCACTCGATAGTGCGAGCTGCCAATTGCCGACTCTGGCATTTCCACCGCGATGTTAGCCGCCAGCGTACGCATACCTTCAAATACGCTCCATTCCATGATGGCGGTGTTACCCGTTGCCATCAGTACGATCATGGTTTCACCCACAGCGCGGCCAAGACCCATCATGACCGCAGAGAAAATCCCTGGACTTGCGGTCAACAGCACGACACGTGTCAGGGTTTGCCAAGGCGTCGCGCCCAGCGCCAAACTGCCGTTAGATAAATGGCGTGGCACAGAGAAAATCGCGTCTTCGGCAATCGAGAAAATCGTTGGAATAACCGCAAAGCCCATGGCGATACCCACTACCAGCGCGTTACGTTGGTCGAAGGTGATGCCTAATTCGTTAGTGATAAATTGACGAGTGTTACCATCAAACAGCGCCACTTCGATCATCGGGCTGATGGCAAAGGAGAACCAACCCACAAAGCAGATAACCGGAATGAGCATCAGCTCTTGATAGACTTCAGGCAGACGTTGTTTCCAAGTACCGGGTAATTTGCTCCAAGAGTACGCCGACACCAGAATCGCCGTTGGCAGCAGGATCAGCAGTATTAGGATGCCCGGTAGATGTTCTTCAATCAGCGGTGCTAACCAAAGTCCGGCGAGGAAACCTAAGATAACCGTCGGTAAGGCTTCCATGATTTCAATCGTTGGCTTAACGATGCCGCGCACCTTTGGCGACATAAAGTAAGCAGTATAGATGGCGCCCGCAATCGCTAATGGTACGGCAAACAGCATGGCGTAGAATGCCGCCTTCATGGTGCCGTAGGCCAATGGCATTAAGCTGAGTTTGGCTTCAAAGTCATCGCTACCCGAGGTGGATTGCCACACAAACTTAGGCTCAGGGTAACCTTCGTACCACACCTTATTCCACAGCGCGCTCCAAGACACTTCTGGGTGCGAGTTTTCTACGTGGAAGATATTCAGTTGCTTGTTCGCTTCAACCACTAAGCCGTTAGAACGTGGGCTAAAGCCCATCACGCCTGGGTTTTTAAGGTCAAACTTTTCATCAAACAGTTCGCGCTCACTGGTGGTATACAGGAGTGATAACTCACCCTCTGGGCTCACCACGGCAAAACTTTTACGGTAGAACTCAGAGGCAATCGAGGCCACTGGCGCTAAGTCGGTAAACTCACGGATCTCTTTGTATAAACGGCCTTTTGGACCATTCACTTGGAAGTACTGGGTTACCACACCTGAGTCGTAGCTCACCAGAATCGAGCTGGCACCGGCAAGTAAGGCAATGTTGTTAACCTT encodes the following:
- the pstA gene encoding phosphate ABC transporter permease PstA; the protein is MGKWVKSGSPWIWMTGGAVSISLIAVLGLLLLIAWRGLSYFWPATIYQWELEDNTGARSTLIGEIYDREEVPTERLTAAGHVFKQPPGEFVTRYLVKTGNREFVGLDFRWILATDIISRSEPADVAMLERAKNGNFYGYPVAVIENGKRLELKNDALESSLMEHIDRAVALSDKALSLQKQDIGAINYNIEKLRLKERRYELDGELTDSRKLELAAAKEALQKEYHVLEKELFALRDEAARDSVIVRDMRGVEVELKLDSVLDVTYVNHLGLMGKIGKWFVGLGRFVSDDPREANTEGGVFPAIFGTVFMVLLMAIIVTPFGVIAAIYLHEYAKKGPITKMIRIAVINLAGVPSIVYGVFGLGFFVYMMGGSIDQLFYAEALPSPTFGSPGVIWSALTLAILTLPVVIVSTEEGLSRIPSAVRQGSLALGATKAETLWRIVIPMASPAIMTGLILAVARAAGEVAPLMLVGVVKLAPTLPLDLNFPFVHLERKFMHLGFHIYDVGFQSPNVEAARPLVYATSFLLVTVIVALNLTAISVRNHLREKYRSLEH
- a CDS encoding ABC transporter permease subunit, which encodes MESQVIQPGSAPQSMLKGGRSSRRAFKDKAAQIGVTIGGTMVFVALLLIFFYLLYVIKPIFDSADVTPVKSVSYQHAEVATLMVGADEQNEVMYRVAADGQVDFYTVADGSLLSSFTPPLPAGVSVTSAAIAAPSEQRFALGLSNGQALIVGIEFGLSYPNNKRLITPKLRYSAGEAPITIDESGSAIHHLAFSYSNDKISFAYQDDNGAWRLSRLEGQENMMTEEVEWTTTGALLPDAPKKVAHQLMTPDQRQLMLQMGNKVFIYNIRDVESLDLMQVIDAEKEKSKVNNIALLAGASSILVSYDSGVVTQYFQVNGPKGRLYKEIREFTDLAPVASIASEFYRKSFAVVSPEGELSLLYTTSERELFDEKFDLKNPGVMGFSPRSNGLVVEANKQLNIFHVENSHPEVSWSALWNKVWYEGYPEPKFVWQSTSGSDDFEAKLSLMPLAYGTMKAAFYAMLFAVPLAIAGAIYTAYFMSPKVRGIVKPTIEIMEALPTVILGFLAGLWLAPLIEEHLPGILILLILLPTAILVSAYSWSKLPGTWKQRLPEVYQELMLIPVICFVGWFSFAISPMIEVALFDGNTRQFITNELGITFDQRNALVVGIAMGFAVIPTIFSIAEDAIFSVPRHLSNGSLALGATPWQTLTRVVLLTASPGIFSAVMMGLGRAVGETMIVLMATGNTAIMEWSVFEGMRTLAANIAVEMPESAIGSSHYRVLFLAAFVLFVFTFFFNTIAEVVRQRLRDRYSSL